TCCAGCGCCGCGTCCAGCGCGGCCATGGAATCGGGATAGACCGTGCGCGGGAAATTCACCCCGGCGCCCTCAGCGGCGGCTGGCAGCTTGTCCTTGGGCTCCACCTGCACGATGGAGTTGTGATCGGGCGCGGCCACGATCAGCCCCGCCTCACGCAGACGGTCAGCGTGCCGGGCGATGATCGAGGTCTCTTCAAAGATCGGCATCAGCACGAAGGGCGCATCGCCGCGCGGACGCAGCGCGTCTGCCGCCTTGATCAGATCGGTGATGAATTTCTCGGGCTTTTCGCGGTGATCGGCGACCAGCTTGTGGCCCCGGCAATGCTTGGAGAACTGCAGCACCGTCATGTCCACGCTGTCGCAGCCCACGACATCGATACCGTGATCGGACAGGGATTGCGCCGCCGTCAACGCCATCAGCGAGCGCGAATAGGTCAGAAGGACGCGCGGCCTGATTTCTTTGGGCATTATGATGATGTTCCTGTGCGCCCGCGCGGGATGCGGGCCTGACGCTCATGATAACGTCCCAACGCCTGCCGGTCGCTTTGAGTTTCACGTACAGGGCGCCGCAGACGGGGTGTGTGGTGGCGCGTGCGGCGCGCTGACCGCATATTAGCAAATCGAACGGAGGGCCTCATGGTAAACGGGCCAGACGGGAATCGGCTATGCTCACAGGTTTAGTATCCCTTTTGCTCACGGTCAGCGCCGCCGAGCCGGCCTGCGCCACCTTGCCCGAGTGTCAGGAGGCCGTCCGCCTCAATCAGATCGACGGCCATGCCTTCATTCGTGCGGCTGAGGCCCTGGGCGCCGATCCGGCAGAGGCGGCGCTGAGGGCCAATTTACCCGACTGGGACGTAACCCTCGGCCATCCCCATTCCCTCGGCGAGCAAGAGTGGCCTGACCCAGTAATCCGTGAGATCGCCGCCATTCTTGACGATCCCGGCGCACCGATGGCCGACACGCTGGCGGCGCTGACGTTCATCAGGCGGATCTTCAGCCATGATGCGCTGGTCGTGCCTATCCTCCAGCGCTTGAGCACCAGCCGCGAGCCGGTGGTCGCGCTCAGCGCCCTGAACGGGCTGGCCGAACGCGGCGAAGGTGAAGCCTTTCTGGCGCTATTGGCGCGGTGCACGGAGGAGCCAGCTTACCCTTTTCAAAACTGGCGGTCGTCTGATCTTGATTGTGCGCGCCTTTACGGTCAGGCCACCGATCTGGGGTTCGGCGCGCAAGCGGTTGCAGTTGTCAGAGACATGTTCGCCAGCCTGACTCTGGAAACCCGGACACGCCTCATCGCCAATATCGCCATCGAGCGCCGGATAGAGGCCGTGCCGCTGTTTATAGAGGCGCTTTCAGAAGCGCATTGGCGGCGCAATTGGCGCCTGGCCTTTGAGGCCGCGTTCGCCCTGACCATGATGCCCGGTCTGAGGGACGCAGGCGCCGAGGCCGCATTGGAGAAGGCGGCGCAGGACCACTGGATGCCAGCCGTGCGGGAACAGGCCGCACTGGCGCTTCATGTCATGCGGACGGGGCGAGTGGACGGCTCCGGTATTGAGTGGGCCGAGAGGCAGTTCACTAATCCTGGCCCATTTGTCTGGGTCACGCCAGACGCCTACAGGACAGACTCGCAATCACCTCCCACCCCCAGATACTTCCTCTTCAGATTTGATGAAGACCTGATCAGGATTGTTCAGCGGACCGAAGATCAAACTTACGAAATAATCGTACCGCAATGCCGCCGCTGGTCATGGCAGGGACTGGAGTTTGAAGACCCGGGTGATGAGCGGCGGAATTTTACCTCTCTACGATTGAACAGCCGCACCATGCTGCATGGTTCAGATATCGGCGAATGGGGCGGCGCGCTGGCTGTCATGGGCGACGCAGGGGTGAGCCGCATACTCCACCCTTCACTCAATGTCACAGCGATGATTGAAACAGGCGGCGCCGTTATGGTGCTGTCGGGTCTGGGCCACGGTATGGGCGATACCGGCGCTCTCGATCGCGTTGATAACGACGAATTCCAGTTTCCCGGCCGGCTGACCCGTATTGCCACCCTCTACTCCGCCCCGAGAGCCATGCGCGAAATCGCGCCAGGCCGCGTCGCCATATTCGGGCAAGGCTGGGTGATGGTGGCTGATCAGGATGGCGTGGAAGGCCTCGCCGCTTGCGCCGCCGCGCCATAGACGCTGGCGCTGTGCAGGCGTATGGCTGGCGGGGCGATGAGCCCGGCTTCCGAACCCCTCAACCCCTCCAGTCCGCAGGCGCGCCGGCGCGCCTTCCGGCTGTTGTTTGTGTGCCTGATGGCCACGGGCATCGGCAATTCCATGCTGTTCGCGATTCTGCCGCCGCTGGCGCGCGAGCTCGACGTGGCCGAAATCTATGTCGGCGCGATCTATACATTGTCGGCGCTGCTCTTTCTGACCATGAGCCCGGTGTGGGGCGCGCTGTCGGACCGGGTCGGCCGGCGGCCCCTGATCGTGTTCGGCCTGGCGAGCTTTGCTGTCTCCACGCTGGTGTTCGCAGCCGGCGCCTGGGCGGGACAGTCCGGCCTGTTGCCGCCGCTGGCGGCTATTGTGGCAATGGCGCTGGCGCGCTGCCTGTTCGGCGGGCTGGGCTCGGCGACCAATCCGGCGGCCCAGGCCTATGTGGCCGACCGCACCAGCCCGCTTGAACGCACCAGCGCGCTGGCCGGGCTGACGGCGGCGTTCGGTCTGGGCGCCATGATCGGACCGGCGCTGGCCGCAGCCTTTGTAGAGCGCATCGGCATCGCCCCCTTCATGATCGTGATTGCGGCGCTGGTGGGCGTCGGCGCCGTGGTGGTGCGCCTCACCCTGCCGGAAAAGACCCCGCCCAAGCGTCAGCAGGGACGGCCGATCAATCCGCTGGTGCAGTTCCGCTTTGCGCTGGACCCGCGCCTGACTGGTTTCATGCTGTTCGGCTGCGCCATCTGGCTGTCACAGGCGGCCGGGCTGCAGGCGGTGTCCTTCTACGTGATGGACCGGCTGGTGATCGGCCCCGACGAGGGGTTGCAGCTGGCGGGCGTGGCGCTGACCGCCGGGGCGGCGGCGCTGATCTTCGCCCAGCTCGCCGTGATCCCGGCGCTGAAGACAAGCCCGCGCGTGCTGATGATCCTGGGCGCGATCCTGATGGCGGTAGGCAATGTGGGGCTGGTGTTCGCGCCCAATTATGCCGGCATTGTCGTGGCTTTCATGCTCAATAGTTTCGGCTTCGGGCTGGGGCGGTCCGGCTTTACCGGCGGCGCCTCGTTGGCCGTGAACCCTGAGGAGCAGGGGCGCGTGGCGGGCCTGACCACAGCGACGGCGGGCGTGGGCTTCCTGATCGCGCCGCTGACAGGTCTCTGGCTCTATCAGGCCGTGGCGCCCGCAGCCCCCTTCGCCCTGAACGCGGCGCTGTGCGCAGCAGGCTTCGCCCTGGCCCTTCTCCACCCGCGCATTCGCGCCGCCGCGGCCCAGGCCATGGACACCCACGAGGACGCCGGGCCCGGACCGGTCTAGCGGTTTCAGGCTAGCGGTTCGCGCGGGCCGCCAACACCGCGTCATGGGCCTGCCGCCCGGCATAGCCGTCGGCGATCAGGCCGTTTTCGGCCTGGAAGCGGCGCAGCGCCGCGCGGGTATTGGCGCCGACAATCCCGTCCACGCCGCCGGTATCATAGCCCAGCGCGGTGAGCGCTTCCTGCAGATCGCGCGACTGGCTGCGGGTGATGGGCGGGTCATCTTCCGGCCAGCCCTCGGGCGGCGTGACGCCGTCGGACAGGCGCTTGGCCAGATAGGCGACGCCCAGCCCGTAGGCGGTGGAGTTGTTGTAGCGCATCAGCGCTTCGAAATTGCCGAACGCCAGAAAGGCCGGCCCCCGCGCCCCGGCTGGCAGCACGAGGCGCGCCGTTCGATAAAGGTCATCCGAATGCCATTCGCCGCTGGCCGGACGCACAGAATCCAGCGCCCAGGCCGAAACCGGGCGGCGGGCGTTTTCGCTCCAGCGGGAAAAATCATAACCTTCGGGCAGCACGACCTGAACCACCACCGGCGCGCCGGCCTCCCAGCCGGCATTGACCAGCAGATTGGCCGCCGAGCCCAGCGCATCCGCCTCGCTGGCCCAGATATCACGCCGGCCATCGCCATCCATGTCTACGGCGCGTTCCAGATAGGTGGTGGGAATGAACTGGGTCTGGCCCATGGCCCCCGCCCAGCTGCCCTTGAGGTCATCGCGGGTGGCGTAGCCGCGTTCGATCATGCGCGCAGCGGCGATCAGCTGGGCTTCGGCGAAGGCCCGGCGGCGGCCCTCCCAGGCCAAAGTGGCCAGCGAGCGCACCACGTCAAAATCGCCCTGAATGGCGCCATAGGCGCTTTCCAGACCCCAGATCGCGGTCAGCACATGGCGGTCCACGCCAAAGCGTTCTTCCACCTGATCCAGCGCCTCACTGTGGCGCGCAGCGGCGCGTTGGCCGCCCGCAGCCCGGTGCGCTGACGCGGCGCCCGCCAGATACTGCCAGACCGGGCGGACAAACTCAGGCTGGGTGCGGTCGCGCTCGACAATGCGCAGATCGGGCGTCAGCCCGTCCAGCATGGAGGCGCGCACCGGCTCACTCACGCCCTCGGCCTCCAGCCGGTCAGCAAAGGACTCAAGCCAGGCCGGGAAGGTGGCGGGATCGGGCATGTCAGCGCGCGCTGGCGCGGTGATCGCCGCCGCCGCGAACACAAGAGCGGCGAGGCCCGCCTTCACAAAAGCTGATAACGCCATGGATTGTCCCGTCTGCTTCGCCCCCCGGCCTGGACCATCCTACAGCGCGTACGCGGCGGGCGCGAGAGGCGAGCGTCAGCCTCACGGCCAAGTGAAGCCGATGTAAAGACGGCCCGGCCGTTTACCGGATGTTTACCGCGCTTCCAAAGCGGGCGTTAACGGCGCGCGCGTAATCTGGCATCGAGATTGCTGCGAATGGCCCGAGACGCGCCTGACGCGGTGATGGGAGGACGCGAGATGAAACTGTTCAAGGACAAGGCCGGCAATGTCGCGGTGACCTTTGCGCTCGCCCTGGTGCCGTTGTGCGGCCTGGGCGGGGTCGCGGTGGACACCGCCCAGCTGATGGGTGTGCGCGCCCAGCTCCAAAACGAGGCGGACCAGGCGGCGCTGAACGGCGCGGTCGAGGGCCCTGACGGCGATTTTGCGCGCTACCGCACCATCGCGCGCGACCGCGTTCTTGACCGGCGCGCCATGCAGAATCTTCAGGTTACCGGATCGTGGAGCGGCCCTGACTACACGGTGTCGATCACCGGGACCATGACCACGGCGCTGGTCCATGTCCTGCCTGGTCTTGGCGACACGGTGAACATCCGCGCCGAGGCCACAGCGCGCCTTCACCAGCCGCTGCTGCAGTACGAGCCGCCGCAGATCAGCGATCTCGATCCGGAGGCCGGCGACTATAACCGCATTTATGTCTATTGCTTCGATCCCGACCCCATGGCGGACAAGACGCTGGAGGAGCGCCGCACCCAGCGCACCGCGATCCAGGACAATGCCGGCACCAGCTATTCCTATACCTGGCCGCGTTGCGAGGAAGGCGAGACCATCAGCTTCGAGCTCTACAATGTGCGCTTCTCGCGCACCGCGCCGGCCCGATGGGACGACGCCTCCACGGATGGCCAGTCCTGGTGCCATCACCGGCCGGCGCCCTGCCGGTTCAACTATCACACCGATACGCGCATGGTGAACAATGTCGAGGACCATACCGGGCTCGATCTCGACATCGTCGAAACGGTGCTGTGCGACACCAATGAGGAATGCCGGCCGGCCAGCGAAGGCGGCGTCATCCCGTCAGGCAAGAACCGCACGCCGAACCGCGAGACGCGCGCCTGCGAGCCGGGCAAGTTCATGTATTACGGCTGGGAAGACCGCCCGCCCGGCCTCGAAGGCCCGAGCGGCAACTGGACCCATGTGGCGTGGACCGACAGTGACTTCGACGATATCCGCGTGGTGATGGAGTGCCCGCAATACGATGATGTGGGCGAACGCTTTGTGCGCCTGATCCGCTAGACCGGACCTCGCCCGTCCGTCACCGCGACAGCCCGGCGGCCATGAGCCGCCGGGCGTAGTCGTCCAGCCGCTCGGCCGCCGTCTCGCCCAGCTCGCGCAGATAGCGCCAGGAATAAATCCCTGAATCATGGCCGTCGTCGAAAGTCAGACGCACGGCGTAGCGGCCCACCGGTTCGGCGCCGGTGACCTGTACATTCGCCTTGCCCGCCACGAGTTTCTTTTGATGGGCGCCATGGCCCTGCACTTCGGCGGAGGGGCTTTCCACGCGCAGCAATTCAAACGGAATGGACAGGGTCTCGCCGTCGTCAAACCGGATGTCGAGGGCGCGCGCGCCGGCGCGAAACTCCAGCTTTTCCGGCCAGGGGGCGCCGGCGGCCACGGCCTTAGCGGTCCAGCTCGCGGGCTTCCTCGACCAGCATGATAGGCACGCCTTCGCGGATCGGATAGGCGAGCCCGGCCTGGCGCGAGATCAGCTCGTTCGCGGCGCGGTCATATTCCAGCGGCCCGCGCGAGTGCGGGCAGACCAGAATCTCGAGCAGTTTGGGATCGAGACCGGATTCGGCCGGGCGGGAGGTGTCAGCTGTGTTGCTCATGCCTCAGCACATAATCTCAGGCTGGCGCCGCGTCCAGTGCGCGCCGCCGCCACGATCAAACCGTTCAGGCGCGTCCGGCCTGGCCGGCGCGCGCCAGCGCCTCTTCCATCAGGGCGCACAATATGGACGCGCGATCCGGCCCGGCATGGGCGGTCAGCAGGGCCTGCTTGTGGTCCTGGTCCAGCGGCGCGGCCATGACCACCCGGTCGACCACCGTGTTGACCGGCGCGCTGAGCAAGGACGCCCAGTCCGCCGACAGGCCGGTGAGATCGAAATAGGCGCGCATCACCTCCAGAAGCGGGCTGCGCATATGATCGGCTGAGGGCGGCGGGGCGAGATCACCCTCAAAGCCGGAATAGTCCGCGCGGGCCACCCGGTAGGGGGTGCGGCGCACCGCTTCGCCCGCAAGGGTGAAGCGGCAGATGCCCGCCAGCACGATCAGATAGCGCCCGTCCTGGGTCTCGGTATGGCTGACAATGCGCCCGGCGGTCGCCACCCGCTCCAGCCGGGGCGCATCGCGCGGGCCATCGCCGCGCGGCTGCACCATGGCGATATAGCCATCGCCGGCCATGGCGTCGTCTATCATGTTGAGATAGCGCGGCTCGAACACGTTCAGCGGCAAATGCTCGCCCGGCGGCAGAATGCATCCGCGGATCGGAAACAGCGCGATCTCAAGGGGCAGGTCTTCAGTCTGGCTCATGGCGGTCCGGCGTCACCTCGTTGCGCTCAAGATGTAGCACGCCGGACGCGCCTGGCCAGAGGCTGGCGTGGCGCGGCGGACACACTGAAGCCCCCCGATGGGCGCCGTGCGCGTTTCAGCACTGGCGCCGGCCAGCGCTGTCCGCCATGGTGCGCGCCGATCAGGACGGGACGCCCGGCCTGACGGCGGAGGCTCAGCTGACCCATGTTGCGATCGGTCTGATTCATATCTGCGGCCCGGCCTGACGGCCGGATGCGGGCACAGCGCCGGACCGGACTGCACGCCCTCTCGACCATGAGAGCTCTCGTGTACGCCGGGCCAGGCGCCATGGCCGGCCCGCCGCTCACAGACCCTGATCAGCCGCGTCCCGACAGGACGCAACAGCCTTGAGAGCCTCCCATGACTGATTTTGACGACGACGCGCCCGGACGCGCGGATCGCACCCTTTCCAACATCGCCGTCGCCGCGTTCGTCTGGCGCCAGTGGATGCGCAAGCCGCGCCTGTACGGCGCCTATGTCGCCTTCATGGCGCTGGCGACGCTGGCGGACGTTTTTGTGCCGGTCGCCGCCGGGCGCCTCATCGATTCCATCAGCGGCGCACAGGCCGACCCTCTGGGCGGCGGCCACTGGATGGCGCTGGCCCTGTTTCTGGCGCTGGCGGCGGGCGTCAACATCGCCCGCCAGACCGGCGTGCGCATCGAGATCATCGCCACCAGCACCGTGATGGCCGACATGACCACGGACGCGTTCGAGCGCGTGCAGGCGTTCTCGGCCGACTGGCACGCCAACGCCTTCGCCGGAGCGCTGGTGCGCAAGATCACCCGCTCCATGCGCGCGTTCGAGGAGATCACGATGTATCTGTGGGCCGGCATTCTGCCGGGCCTCGGCGTGACCTATGGCCTCGGCGTCTACATGCTGCTCAACTGGCCGCTGGCCGGCGCCTATGTGCTGGCGGTCAACACGCTCTTCATCGCGCTGACCGTGCTGATGATGGAGCGCTATGTGCGCCCGCAAAACCTGATCTCCAACGCTCGCGACGCCGATCTGGGCGGGGCGGTGGCCGACGCGCTGACCTCCATCACCACGGTGAAGAGCTTCGGCGCAGAAGCGCGCGAGACGGGGCGATTCGCCCGCGCCGCCGGTGACTGGCGCCGCGAGATCCGCAAGACCTGGTTCCGGTTCGTCAACACCTGGGCGGTGCAGACCGTCCTGGTGCTCGCCCTGCAGGCGGGCCTGGCGGGGTTGCTCCTGTCCATGTGGCAGGCCGGCGATGCGACCGCAGGCGACGTGGTGTTCGCCCTGACCGCCTTTCTGGTGATGGCCGGCTATATGCGCCGCTTCGGCGAGGAGGTGCAGAGCCTGCAGAAGGGCATGGATGACATTCAGGACGTGGCCGGCTTCATGACGGCGCCGATGCAGATCGCCGACGCGCCCGACGCGCCGGACTTCAAGCCGGGCCAGGGCGAGATCGTGTTTGATCAGGTCCGCTTCACCTATGGCGGGCAGGACACGCCGCTGTACGAGAATTTCGACCTGACCATCAGGGCCGGGGAGAAGATCGCGCTGGTGGGGCCGACCGGTTCGGGCAAGTCCACCTTCGTGAAGCTGATCCAGCGGCTTTATGACGTGGACAGCGGGGCGATCCGCGTCGATGGACAGGATGTGCGCGACGTCGCCCAGGCGAGCCTGCGCCGGGCGATCGCGGTGG
The window above is part of the Hyphomonadaceae bacterium ML37 genome. Proteins encoded here:
- a CDS encoding pilus assembly protein, whose product is MKLFKDKAGNVAVTFALALVPLCGLGGVAVDTAQLMGVRAQLQNEADQAALNGAVEGPDGDFARYRTIARDRVLDRRAMQNLQVTGSWSGPDYTVSITGTMTTALVHVLPGLGDTVNIRAEATARLHQPLLQYEPPQISDLDPEAGDYNRIYVYCFDPDPMADKTLEERRTQRTAIQDNAGTSYSYTWPRCEEGETISFELYNVRFSRTAPARWDDASTDGQSWCHHRPAPCRFNYHTDTRMVNNVEDHTGLDLDIVETVLCDTNEECRPASEGGVIPSGKNRTPNRETRACEPGKFMYYGWEDRPPGLEGPSGNWTHVAWTDSDFDDIRVVMECPQYDDVGERFVRLIR
- a CDS encoding LON peptidase substrate-binding domain-containing protein → MSQTEDLPLEIALFPIRGCILPPGEHLPLNVFEPRYLNMIDDAMAGDGYIAMVQPRGDGPRDAPRLERVATAGRIVSHTETQDGRYLIVLAGICRFTLAGEAVRRTPYRVARADYSGFEGDLAPPPSADHMRSPLLEVMRAYFDLTGLSADWASLLSAPVNTVVDRVVMAAPLDQDHKQALLTAHAGPDRASILCALMEEALARAGQAGRA
- a CDS encoding lytic murein transglycosylase, with amino-acid sequence MALSAFVKAGLAALVFAAAAITAPARADMPDPATFPAWLESFADRLEAEGVSEPVRASMLDGLTPDLRIVERDRTQPEFVRPVWQYLAGAASAHRAAGGQRAAARHSEALDQVEERFGVDRHVLTAIWGLESAYGAIQGDFDVVRSLATLAWEGRRRAFAEAQLIAAARMIERGYATRDDLKGSWAGAMGQTQFIPTTYLERAVDMDGDGRRDIWASEADALGSAANLLVNAGWEAGAPVVVQVVLPEGYDFSRWSENARRPVSAWALDSVRPASGEWHSDDLYRTARLVLPAGARGPAFLAFGNFEALMRYNNSTAYGLGVAYLAKRLSDGVTPPEGWPEDDPPITRSQSRDLQEALTALGYDTGGVDGIVGANTRAALRRFQAENGLIADGYAGRQAHDAVLAARANR
- a CDS encoding ABC transporter ATP-binding protein/permease: MTDFDDDAPGRADRTLSNIAVAAFVWRQWMRKPRLYGAYVAFMALATLADVFVPVAAGRLIDSISGAQADPLGGGHWMALALFLALAAGVNIARQTGVRIEIIATSTVMADMTTDAFERVQAFSADWHANAFAGALVRKITRSMRAFEEITMYLWAGILPGLGVTYGLGVYMLLNWPLAGAYVLAVNTLFIALTVLMMERYVRPQNLISNARDADLGGAVADALTSITTVKSFGAEARETGRFARAAGDWRREIRKTWFRFVNTWAVQTVLVLALQAGLAGLLLSMWQAGDATAGDVVFALTAFLVMAGYMRRFGEEVQSLQKGMDDIQDVAGFMTAPMQIADAPDAPDFKPGQGEIVFDQVRFTYGGQDTPLYENFDLTIRAGEKIALVGPTGSGKSTFVKLIQRLYDVDSGAIRVDGQDVRDVAQASLRRAIAVVPQDPALFHRTLAENIAYGRPGASREAVIDAARRARAHGFIEALPQGYDTLVGERGIKLSGGERQRVAIARAILADAPILVFDEATSSLDNETERDIQAALAEVTAGKTAIVIAHRLSTIRDADRILVFQGGAIVEQGTHAELSAIPGGVYLRLAELARA
- a CDS encoding MFS transporter, with the protein product MSPASEPLNPSSPQARRRAFRLLFVCLMATGIGNSMLFAILPPLARELDVAEIYVGAIYTLSALLFLTMSPVWGALSDRVGRRPLIVFGLASFAVSTLVFAAGAWAGQSGLLPPLAAIVAMALARCLFGGLGSATNPAAQAYVADRTSPLERTSALAGLTAAFGLGAMIGPALAAAFVERIGIAPFMIVIAALVGVGAVVVRLTLPEKTPPKRQQGRPINPLVQFRFALDPRLTGFMLFGCAIWLSQAAGLQAVSFYVMDRLVIGPDEGLQLAGVALTAGAAALIFAQLAVIPALKTSPRVLMILGAILMAVGNVGLVFAPNYAGIVVAFMLNSFGFGLGRSGFTGGASLAVNPEEQGRVAGLTTATAGVGFLIAPLTGLWLYQAVAPAAPFALNAALCAAGFALALLHPRIRAAAAQAMDTHEDAGPGPV
- a CDS encoding Trm112 family protein, which encodes MSNTADTSRPAESGLDPKLLEILVCPHSRGPLEYDRAANELISRQAGLAYPIREGVPIMLVEEARELDR
- a CDS encoding DUF971 domain-containing protein, yielding MAAGAPWPEKLEFRAGARALDIRFDDGETLSIPFELLRVESPSAEVQGHGAHQKKLVAGKANVQVTGAEPVGRYAVRLTFDDGHDSGIYSWRYLRELGETAAERLDDYARRLMAAGLSR